The Bacillota bacterium genome contains a region encoding:
- a CDS encoding flagellin, producing MRINSNIEALNAHRHLTTVSARLAKSMERLSSGMRINRASDDAAGLAIAEKVLSQVNGLNQASRNAQDAISLVQTAEGALQESHGILQRMRELAVQAANDTLTDSDRQAIQEEITNLLAEIDRIAGTTEFNTRKLLNGSVATTALSFQVGANANQIVTLTIATADSAAMTLTGLDVSTAENASQAIVSLDDAIEFVSNVRANLGAMQNRLEHTIANLGVASENLQAAHSRIRDVDMAAEMMDYTKLQILQQAGTAMLAQANLAPQAVLKLLG from the coding sequence CTGAGAATCAACAGCAACATCGAGGCCCTCAACGCCCACAGGCATCTGACCACCGTATCCGCTCGACTCGCGAAATCGATGGAGCGCCTGTCGTCGGGCATGCGCATCAACCGGGCCTCGGATGACGCCGCGGGGCTGGCCATCGCGGAGAAGGTCTTGAGCCAGGTGAACGGCCTTAACCAGGCCAGCAGGAACGCCCAGGACGCCATCTCGCTGGTGCAGACGGCTGAGGGTGCCCTACAGGAGTCGCACGGTATCCTGCAACGGATGCGAGAGCTCGCAGTACAGGCTGCCAATGACACGCTCACCGACAGCGACAGGCAGGCCATTCAGGAGGAGATCACCAACCTTCTGGCGGAAATCGACCGCATAGCCGGCACTACCGAGTTCAACACCAGGAAGCTGCTCAACGGGTCGGTGGCCACGACCGCCTTGAGTTTCCAGGTGGGCGCCAACGCCAACCAGATCGTCACACTCACGATCGCTACGGCCGACAGCGCCGCGATGACACTTACTGGCCTCGACGTGAGCACTGCAGAGAATGCAAGCCAGGCCATAGTGAGCCTGGACGATGCTATCGAGTTCGTGTCCAACGTGCGGGCCAACCTGGGTGCCATGCAGAACAGGCTGGAGCATACCATTGCCAACCTGGGCGTGGCTTCCGAGAACCTGCAGGCCGCCCACTCACGCATTCGCGACGTCGATATGGCGGCAGAGATGATGGACTACACCAAGTTGCAGATCCTGCAGCAGGCGGGTACGGCCATGCTGGCTCAGGCCAACCTGGCTCCTCAGGCGGTGCTGAAGCTGCTCGGTTAG
- a CDS encoding glycosyltransferase codes for MVEAAYYGSSRPEVRRLVPSHARCILDVGCGWGRVGAELKASVPGREVTGVEVVPQVAEVAAQALDRVLVGDVEDVVDRLPRRHFDCVILADILEHLRDPWLTLKRLGEAMQPGAAFVASVPNISHWSIIRGLIEGEWHYQDEGLLDRTHLRFFTKSTIRDMFEQAGWRVLRVEAVSKQEGGGVPPSWVEELQRAGVRAHRLVQEAYDYQYLILGCYPGDASCPLPRELASIVLPCCNGVGYTRACIESIFAHTDWPFELIVVDNGSRDGTARYLCDLAATYENVRVVTNKDNLGFGVGCNQGMALARGEYAVLLNNDTVVTEGWLPRLIAHAQADSQTGIVGPRSNWVAGLQLVARTSYGSDLAGLADFAHRWQRTNYGRRRYVDRITGLCMLVKREVLQRLGGFDPRFGIGNFEDDDYCLRARMAGYSVSIADDVFIHHFGHQTFIGQRVDYSALMQRNWQRFCRKWGIDPASPPGCCADEILSRADQELLYVPLDLRQALRSNGEPLPLWPRDAFSFLVFPDWSDPSSRWPVILRSFCRAFAPEDRVCLVLRADPTEVESMKSVVRAVTEEIEHAGFEPNQIADVVICDDGLGWEDLCRAFRAASAYVPSGELEEGLHRYQAALYGLPEPPGVSPDALRQMIPPELLSCA; via the coding sequence GCCATGCCAGATGCATACTCGATGTGGGTTGCGGGTGGGGACGGGTGGGAGCCGAGTTGAAAGCGTCCGTTCCGGGCCGTGAGGTCACGGGCGTGGAAGTGGTTCCCCAGGTGGCGGAGGTCGCAGCCCAGGCACTGGACCGTGTTCTCGTGGGAGATGTGGAGGACGTGGTTGACCGGCTGCCCCGGCGGCATTTCGACTGTGTGATCCTGGCAGATATCCTCGAGCACCTGCGAGATCCCTGGCTAACCCTGAAAAGACTGGGTGAGGCTATGCAGCCGGGGGCGGCTTTTGTGGCAAGCGTACCCAACATATCCCACTGGTCGATAATCCGGGGGCTCATTGAGGGGGAATGGCATTACCAGGATGAAGGGCTTCTGGATCGCACCCATCTCCGGTTTTTCACAAAAAGCACGATCAGGGACATGTTCGAGCAGGCGGGATGGAGGGTGCTGCGCGTCGAGGCAGTTTCAAAACAGGAGGGCGGTGGCGTGCCGCCTTCCTGGGTGGAGGAACTGCAACGCGCTGGAGTGAGAGCTCACCGTTTGGTGCAGGAAGCCTACGACTACCAGTACCTGATCCTGGGTTGCTATCCTGGCGATGCTTCGTGTCCTCTGCCCCGCGAGCTGGCCAGCATCGTCTTGCCGTGTTGCAACGGGGTCGGCTACACCCGGGCCTGTATCGAAAGTATCTTCGCCCACACCGACTGGCCCTTTGAACTGATAGTGGTGGACAACGGATCCAGGGACGGAACCGCCCGCTACCTCTGCGACCTGGCTGCTACTTATGAGAATGTGCGGGTGGTGACGAACAAGGACAACCTGGGCTTCGGGGTCGGGTGTAACCAGGGCATGGCCCTTGCGCGGGGCGAGTACGCGGTGCTGTTGAACAACGATACGGTTGTGACAGAAGGCTGGTTGCCGCGGCTTATCGCCCATGCCCAGGCCGATTCCCAGACAGGCATAGTCGGGCCTCGCTCGAACTGGGTGGCGGGATTACAGCTTGTTGCCCGGACCTCTTACGGGTCCGATCTCGCCGGGCTGGCTGACTTTGCGCACAGGTGGCAGAGAACGAATTACGGTCGGCGGCGATACGTGGACAGGATTACCGGCCTGTGCATGCTCGTTAAGCGAGAGGTTCTCCAGAGGCTGGGCGGATTTGACCCGCGTTTCGGAATCGGTAACTTCGAGGACGACGACTACTGCTTGCGGGCCCGGATGGCCGGATACAGCGTCTCCATCGCGGATGACGTCTTCATCCACCACTTCGGGCATCAGACCTTCATCGGCCAGAGGGTGGATTACAGCGCGCTCATGCAGCGCAACTGGCAGCGTTTCTGCCGAAAGTGGGGAATCGACCCCGCCTCACCACCCGGATGCTGCGCGGACGAGATCCTGTCACGGGCCGATCAGGAACTCCTGTACGTTCCCCTGGATTTGAGGCAGGCCCTGAGGTCCAACGGAGAGCCCCTGCCCTTGTGGCCACGGGACGCCTTCAGCTTTCTGGTGTTCCCGGATTGGTCCGACCCCTCCTCGCGGTGGCCTGTGATCTTGCGCAGTTTCTGTCGTGCGTTTGCGCCGGAGGATCGCGTTTGTCTGGTGCTCCGGGCGGACCCGACCGAGGTAGAATCCATGAAGTCGGTCGTCCGGGCCGTAACCGAGGAGATAGAGCATGCGGGTTTTGAGCCCAACCAGATCGCCGACGTTGTCATTTGCGACGACGGGCTCGGGTGGGAAGACTTGTGCCGGGCGTTCCGGGCCGCCTCCGCGTACGTACCATCGGGGGAGCTGGAAGAGGGCCTGCACAGGTACCAGGCTGCGCTTTATGGACTGCCCGAACCGCCCGGCGTTTCCCCGGACGCGTTGCGGCAGATGATACCGCCCGAGCTCCTGTCTTGCGCTTAA